A window of the Miscanthus floridulus cultivar M001 chromosome 14, ASM1932011v1, whole genome shotgun sequence genome harbors these coding sequences:
- the LOC136505205 gene encoding uncharacterized protein isoform X5 — protein MDLAGMKRRELQALCKRHGLPAGGSNADLVARLEAALSGTASAEEEVAGVPARKGCLKQTDGDAAEAKKVTFAAEEGKARRLRSRVIWSPIAPKTRGKSAQARTDSAVAAAEDSISAEVAADVPVRRSRRNSVCAAEAEEAGEAVAVDRKRKRKNQENDESVAISAQVGVLSRVTRRSSLVGVGVVLPPVVEKKRGRGKAAGGSNKLVAKVQDSEPDVQNSAQVDVSARITRSRATAPVVISPTVVENKRRRKTGDARTNLELPTVSDVPRNDTPVTRSLRSRVVQVNNSMVDETHTARQLENKTQPSRPPTRRHQQVSSSVEDKNQEQTAAPNKAPILRRSGRNHSEDAEKQPEVKDPVKRSTRKSVVPATLEKEENDLIEEKNPEAHVRRSMMKSIVPVKDIKGIGEKIQNANSEDAVKQAATKGPVRGSRRKSVVSELHKKEKGLVAEKNTEAHEGRSMRKPVVPVKDIKAVVEEIKNAKGKDVEKQFVVKQSTMRSSRKSVLPDILENNSGLLAAEMNAEMNVRRSTRKSVLPNMLNEENQDQNKIARNEHFQSGKCQDDERQQKVKEPIRRSRRSVVAVPFEEQNNGLYEEKISKIPMRRSTGKSVALNEVEKVSMDDTEIVAREPERVGEEGLKLRKHKRSSLEISSSANDSRKMEDFDGQKFRKQQNAQIPNEKGNTGGTLQASNSTTLKGRSSKRIRTTASEEVRSVKEASDDIIIREATKDAHKATHENKESGSRVQEFGQVNATREEHSSGPLLVTVTPTEEISTAQSVRVVIPGSESGDNANESSDKSKQEHSDIQAVDSHLSETSGELDQSSCIAGLVLHNFDVSEDKSLMSKGEVNMGANDMLDGLSIDFTVGDREVQSPVSGEGRVGLEANASEPGQQNLANVMSTGLHAKSLQHDTDIIAEKTDKDVLPMAFPIEEHGEKYAVSPVAFEKSVDSEASACESAGKPLTGIFCNDLHTKHLQHDSDVLTKETGEASGAALPISESDTNPEIQCNAEESIRAADLGKCPSRVSKGSPYSTSLPLESADDDCILPVLNGDKGCSSDGRPSSFGLEFLFAEACEQSYSKNIENTVGDCEERSPISGEGRVGLEANASESGEKNIADIMSTGLYAKSLQHDTDIIGEETDKDVLPMAFPIEEHGEKYAVSPVAVEKSVGSEASACESAGKPLTGIFCNDLHTKHLQHDSDVLTKETGEASGAAPPISESDTNPENQCNAEESIRAADLGKCLSRVSNGNPYSTSLQLEGAADDCILPVLNADKGCSSDGRPSSFGLELLFVEACKESYSKNIENTVGDCEERSPISGEGRVGLEANASKSGEKNIADIMSTGLYAKSLQHDTDIIAEETGKVAEESIRAADLGKCPSRCSIGNPLSTSLHLEGAADDTSLPVVNADKGCSSDGRPSSFDLELMFAEECKESYSRNAENSAVEIDGGNKPSTPVIPGFYVQSDCLEDEDVQPTECDADKKLDDDEGVVEAEAQEKSNDQHVPAKTDLNMKLNDELAGPGTESSCSITEKNAGLVADNLDEQAIILVQHGDVQEGDLKKPSPCSTTPECKHKCGLPEETVLPPKNTGSLSSAEQSPFGLESLFSQENIDESMRFATAHTKNGLDDSKDCHVKSALENTLVSEPFSHHEEIDGGNKPSTPVTPGFYVRSDCLEDDVQPTECDADKKLDVDEGVAEEVLAQEKSNDQHIPAKTDLNMKLNDELASPGTESGCSITEKNGRLVADILNQQAIIQVQQGDWQEGDLEKPSLCSAKPECKHECDLPEETVLPSRNTGPLPSAGQSPFGLESLFSQESIDKSVGYGALASATAHTENGFDDSKGCHVKSALENTHVSEPFSHDDISKNDDCMGTSQQDIGMEGLPEANLDEERVLSVFSLDAKHIKEVINFEEVACEGEGSKKFVHSEELKASYEKTNVNGPDGNAHGITDAVLSSALHTPDSDNYEICLGSNTDVLHQGHNDQCSDDTEDIIEDASAKYIERGIVLLSGKGRSNLKDGELNTKLEGAKVVESGLYFNKDIGNILDSGSVAGEIAPSGSGLSKDSSEYRQEVLDGFSMQTSLDGSSMCGEKIGCRVDAIENEGALSEEATCTMKNYAGTCSSNPRELLMELQSLFSKGNTKESDPHDCLAFPSAENSGDESINVEQRVKVHHSSDLSHLDELIGCSNTEMLRQGHNHKDRSNVDRVEQVASEPCTNDIVEAAATAKCIESGQVLPPSEERSNLNDGQLNPKLESPNIIVSGLNCDKDVCNTSDNGSIVAIVGERTPSGSGLPEDYPKDHYPRQELLDGFSVESSLQGTIFGKTIVSGVAGIGNPSSSLATPDYKYEGALSEEAVCRMKNYTGTSSVDPRHLVMDLQSLFSEGSTEKSDLQDNLAFPGAESGRDERIICHVERLVDTHVSSEPDTYQGPCRDLSRHEEKESCVSVPMQVKESGGFLRSSHMKGSLTSVQIDLADDAHLIERDIVAAVEVLCEEKVERKSMPTSDSDILQEKSYSNGHGICQSRSQKHLIEANSRLFSCGTEVVHQDHKECNEPNEGKFSPKALVENMTEDAPIEGIGSSMMVPLISGMSEIPDEQLSTKMSDEIEELSFSCDKDTIENFCTGPAKRDLYPLPKDFHIDSCQKQEVPEVLSSPKSAEESMKFQCVSLSGSGPCQQHVNESTSTQVTCNIEPLHQDHEEYNQNNEDQTPPGIPSSSVPEAVEIEQSEMEIGLIPTAEASVLPVPDEQLNNKLDGNEDNHPNDLPAPRSEQSAYFQNNDLGSIGIDELRAKQQSFKVSSTVKGSYIATSAARPKPRDSMSQSAIALLRNIENTPAVKAGHPVKPNADGKDSSRRALQPISGRPREH, from the exons ATGGATCTCGCGGGGATGAAGCGGCGGGAGCTCCAGGCGCTCTGCAAGCGGCACGGCCTCCCCGCCGGGGGCTCCAACGCCGACCTCGTCGCTCGTCTCGAAGCCGCGCTCTCG GGGACCGCTAGTGCGGAGGAAGAGGTGGCCGGAGTGCCGGCGAGGAAGGGGTGTCTGAAGCAAACAGACGGAGATGCTGCCGAGGCGAAGAAGGTTACTTTTGCGGCGGAGGAAGGGAAGGCAAGGAGACTGAGGTCTCGGGTCATCTGGTCGCCGATTGCTCCCAAGACAAGGGGAAAGTCTGCTCAAGCCCGTACTGactctgctgttgctgctgctgaagATAGTATTTCTGCAGAGGTGGCCGCAGATGTCCCGGTGAGGCGGTCCAGGAGGAATTCAGTGTGTGCTGCTGAGGCTGAGGAAGCAGGAGAGGCTGTTGCTGTTGATAGGAAGCGCAAGCGCAAGAACCAGGAGAATGATGAGAGTGTCGCTATCAGTGCTCAGGTTGGGGTTTTGTCTAGAGTGACGAGAAGGTCAAGTTTGGTGGGGGTTGGTGTTGTGTTGCCTCCTGTTGttgagaagaagagagggaggggaaaAGCAGCTGGTGGTAGTAATAAACTTGTTGCTAAGGTTCAAGACAGTGAGCCTGATGTGCAGAATTCGGCTCAGGTGGACGTATCAGCTAGGATTACAAGATCTCGCGCAACAGCACCTGTTGTAATCTCACCCACTGTCGTTGAGaacaagaggaggaggaagaccgGAGATGCACGAACAAATTTAGAGCTGCCTACAGTCTCAGATGTGCCTAGAAATGATACTCCTGTCACCAGGTCTTTGAGGAGCAGAGTTGTCCAGGTTAACAACAGTATGGTGGACGAAACTCACACTGCCAGGCAGCTGGAAAACAAGACGCAACCCAGTAGGCCACCTACTCGTAGGCATCAACAGGTTTCATCTTCTGTGGAGGACAAAAATCAAGAACAAACTGCTGCTCCCAATAAGGCTCCCATATTGAGGCGATCAGGGAGAAATCATTCTGAAGATGCTGAGAAGCAGCCAGAAGTTAAAGATCCGGTTAAGCGATCAACACGTAAATCTGTTGTCCCAGCTACACTTGAGAAAGAGGAGAATGATCTAATTGAAGAAAAGAACCCTGAAGCACATGTTAGGAGATCAATGATGAAATCAATTGTGCCGGTTAAAGATATCAAAGGTATTGGTGAAAAGATTCAAAATGCTAACAGTGAAGATGCGGTGAAGCAAGCAGCAACTAAAGGGCCTGTTAGGGGATCGAGACGTAAATCCGTTGTCTCAGAATTGCATAAGAAAGAGAAGGGTCTCGTTGCAGAAAAGAATACGGAAGCACATGAAGGGAGATCAATGCGGAAACCTGTAGTGCCAGTTAAAGATATTAAAGCTGTTGTTGAAGAAATTAAAAATGCTAAGGGCAAAGATGTGGAGAAGCAATTTGTTGTGAAGCAATCTACTATGCGCTCATCACGCAAATCTGTTCTGCCTGATATACTTGAGAACAATAGTGGACTTCTAGCAGCAGAAATGAATGCTGAGATGAATGTTAGGAGATCAACACGGAAGTCTGTTCTTCCTAATATGCTTAATGAGGAGAACCAAGATCAGAATAAAATTGCCAGAAATGAGCACTTTCAAAGTGGTAAATGTCAAGATGATGAGAGGCAACAGAAAGTAAAGGAACCTATTAGGCGATCAAGGCGGTCTGTGGTTGCAGTGCCGTTTGAGGAACAAAATAATGGTCTTTATgaggaaaaaatatcaaaaattcCTATGAGGAGATCAACAGGTAAATCTGTTGCTCTTAATGAAGTTGAAAAAGTGAGCATGGATGACACTGAAATAGTTGCACGGGAACCAGAAAGAGTTGGTGAAGAGGGCTTGAAATTGAGGAAGCACAAAAGGTCTTCGCTGGAAATATCCTCTTCAGCTAATGATTCCAGGAAGATGGAGGATTTTGATGGACAGAAATTCAGGAAGCAGCAGAATGCACAAATCCCAAATGAAAAAGGTAACACAGGGGGAACACTGCAGGCATCAAATTCCACAACTTTAAAGGGAAGGTCTTCAAAGAGGATACGGACAACTGCTTCAGAAGAAGTGAGGTCTGTCAAGGAGGCAAGTGATGACATAATTATCAGGGAAGCAACAAAGGATGCACACAAAGCTACTCATGAGAATAAGGAGTCTGGTAGCAGAGTTCAAGAATTTGGTCAGGTTAATGCCACAAGAGAAGAGCACTCTTCAGGACCATTGCTTGTAACAGTGACACCCACTGAAGAAATTTCCACAGCGCAGAGTGTACGTGTGGTGATACCTGGGTCAGAATCTGGTGACAATGCAAATGAAAGTTCAGATAAGAGTAAGCAGGAACATTCTGACATTCAGGCTGTTGATAGCCATTTATCTGAAACAAGTGGGGAATTAGACCAATCATCTTGCATCGCTGGACTAGTTCTACACAATTTTGATGTCTCAGAGGACAAATCATTGATGAGCAAAGGTGAGGTTAACATGGGTGCTAATGACATGCTAG ATGGTTTATCAATTGATTTCACTGTTGGAGATCGTGAAGTGCAAAGCCCTGTATCCGGAGAAGGGAGAGTTGGTTTGGAAGCAAATGCCAGCGAGCCTGGGCAACAGAACCTTGCTAACGTCATGTCCACTGGTCTCCACGCCAAAAGTCTGCAACATGATACTGACATAATAGCTGAAAAGACTGATAAAG ATGTTTTGCCTATGGCTTTCCCTATTGAAGAGCATGGAGAAAAATATGCAGTGAGCCCTGTAGCTTTTGAAAAGAGCGTCGATTCGGAAGCAAGTGCATGTGAATCTGCAGGAAAACCTCTAACTGGCATCTTTTGTAATGATCTCCACACCAAACATCTGCAACATGATTCTGATGTGCTAACTAAAGAGACTGGTGAAG CTTCTGGAGCTGCCCTACCAATATCAGAATCAGATACTAATCCAGAAATTCAATGTAATGCTGAAGAAAGCATTCGAGCTGCTGATCTTGGGAAATGTCCCAGCAGGGTCAGCAAAGGGAGCCCTTATTCGACAAGTCTGCCCTTGGAAAGTGCTGATGATGATTGTATTCTTCCAGTACTGAATGGTGATAAGGGATGTTCATCAGATGGAAGACCTTCGTCATTTGGTCTTGAGTTTCTGTTTGCAGAAGCGTGCGAACAAAGCTATTCCAAAAATATAGAAAATACTGTTGGAGATTGTGAAGAGCGAAGCCCTATATCCGGAGAAGGGAGAGTTGGTTTGGAAGCAAATGCAAGCGAGTCTGGGGAAAAGAACATTGCTGATATCATGTCCACTGGTCTCTACGCCAAAAGTCTGCAACATGATACTGACATAATAGGTGAAGAGACTGATAAAG ATGTTTTGCCTATGGCTTTCCCTATTGAAGAGCATGGAGAAAAATATGCTGTGAGCCCTGTAGCTGTTGAAAAGAGCGTCGGTTCGGAAGCAAGTGCATGTGAATCTGCAGGAAAACCTCTAACTGGCATCTTTTGTAACGATCTCCACACCAAACATCTGCAACATGATTCTGATGTGCTGACTAAAGAGACTGGTGAAG CTTCTGGAGCTGCCCCACCAATATCAGAATCAGACACTAATCCAGAAAATCAATGTAATGCTGAAGAAAGCATTCGAGCTGCTGATCTGGGGAAATGCCTCAGCAGGGTCAGCAATGGGAACCCTTATTCGACAAGTCTGCAATTGGAAGGTGCTGCTGATGATTGTATTCTTCCAGTACTGAATGCTGATAAGGGATGTTCATCAGATGGACGACCTTCGTCATTTGGTCTTGAGCTTCTGTTTGTAGAAGCGTGCAAAGAAAGCTATTCCAAAAATATAGAAAATACTGTTGGAGATTGTGAAGAGAGAAGCCCTATATCCGGAGAAGGGCGAGTTGGCTTGGAAGCAAATGCAAGCAAGTCTGGGGAAAAGAACATTGCTGATATCATGTCCACTGGTCTCTACGCCAAAAGTCTGCAACATGATACTGACATAATAGCTGAAGAGACTGGTAAAG TTGCTGAAGAAAGCATTCGAGCTGCTGATCTGGGGAAATGTCCCAGCAGGTGCAGCATAGGGAACCCTCTTTCGACAAGTCTGCACTTGGAAGGTGCTGCTGACGATACTAGTCTTCCAGTAGTGAATGCTGATAAGGGATGTTCATCAGATGGAAGACCTTCgtcatttgatcttgagttaatgtTTGCAGAGGAGTGCAAAGAAAGCTATTCCAGAAATGCAGAAAACAGTGCTGTAGAAATTGATGGTGGAAACAAACCTAGCACCCCTGTGATACCTGGTTTCTATGTGCAATCTGATTGTCTGGAAGATGAGGATGTGCAACCTACTGAATGTGATGCTGAcaagaaacttgatgatgatgaaggtgtCGTAGAAG CAGAAGCTCAAGAGAAAAGTAATGATCAGCATGTTCCTGCCAAGACTGACCTAAACATGAAGTTAAACGATGAACTTGCTGGTCCTGGTACGGAATCAAGTTGTAGCATTACTGAAAAGAACGCAGGGCTTGTTGCAGATAATCTTGATGAACAAGCTATAATTCTGGTCCAACATGGTGATGTGCAAGAAG GTGACCTCAAGAAACCTTCACCATGTTCAACAACACCAGAGTGTAAACATAAATGTGGTTTGCCTGAGGAAACAGTATTGCCCCCAAAGAACACGGGATCTCTATCAAGTGCAGAACAATCACCATTTGGCCTGGAGTCTTTGTTCTCACAGGAAAACATAGATGAATCTATGAGATTTGCGACAGCTCATACTAAAAATGGATTAGATGATTCAAAAGATTGCCATGTCAAGTCTGCACTCGAAAATACTCTTGTGTCAGAACCTTTTTCACACCATGAAG AAATTGATGGTGGAAACAAACCTAGCACCCCTGTAACACCTGGTTTCTATGTGCGATCTGATTGTCTGGAAGATGATGTGCAACCTACTGAATGTGATGCTGACAAGAAACTTGATGTTGATGAGGGTGTCGCAGAAG AAGTTTTAGCTCAGGAGAAAAGTAATGATCAGCATATTCCTGCCAAGACTGACCTAAACATGAAGTTAAACGATGAACTTGCTAGTCCTGGTACAGAATCAGGTTGTAGCATTACTGAAAAGAACGGAAGGCTTGTTGCAGATATTCTTAATCAACAGGCTATAATTCAGGTGCAACAGGGCGATTGGCAAGAAG GTGACCTCGAGAAACCTTCACTATGTTCAGCAAAACCAGAGTGTAAGCATGAGTGTGATTTGCCTGAGGAAACAGTATTGCCCTCAAGGAACACGGGACCTCTACCAAGTGCAGGACAATCACCATTTGGCCTGGAGTCTTTGTTCTCACAGGAAAGCATAGATAAATCTGTGGGGTATGGTGCACTTGCTTCTGCAACAGCTCATACTGAAAATGGATTTGATGATTCAAAAGGTTGCCATGTGAAATCTGCACTCGAAAATACTCATGTGTCAGAACCTTTTTCACACGATGATATTTCCAAAAATGATGATTGTATGGGAACATCCCAGCAAGATATTGGAATGGAAG GATTACCAGAGGCTAACCTTGATGAAGAACGGGTCCTGTCAGTCTTTTCATTGGATGCAAAGCACATAAAGGA GGTCATTAATTTCGAGGAAGTGGCTTGTGAGGGTGAAGGAAGTAAGAAGTTTGTCCATTCTGAAGAGCTTAAAGCTTCATATGAGAAAACAAATGTCAATGGGCCAG ATGGCAATGCACATGGTATTACTGATGCTGTACTGAGCAGTGCACTGCACACTCCTGACAGTGACAACTATGAGATATGTTTGGGTTCCAATACTGACGTGCTGCATCAGGGTCATAATGATCAATGCAGTGATGACACAGAAGATATTATTGAGGATGCCTCTGCCAAGTACATAGAAAGGGGAATTGTACTACTCTCAGGTAAAGGAAGATCAAATTTAAAAGATGGGGAACTTAACACCAAGTTGGAGGGAGCAAAAGTTGTGGAATCTGGTCTTTACTTCAATAAGGATATTGGTAACATTTTAGATAGTGGATCTGTTGCTGGTGAAATAGCTCCATCTGGTTCTGGTTTATCAAAAGATTCGTCCGAGTATAGACAGGAGGTTTTAGATGGCTTCTCAATGCAAACATCTCTTGATGGGTCCTCTATGTGtggggagaaaattggttgtagAGTAG ATGCAATTGAGAATGAAGGTGCTTTGTCTGAGGAAGCTACGTGCACAATGAAGAATTATGCTGGAACATGCTCATCAAATCCCAGAGAATTACTCATGGAGCTGCAGTCCCTGTTCTCGAAGGGAAACACGAAAGAATCTGATCCTCATGACTGCCTTGCATTCCCAAGTGCTGAAAATTCTGGAGATGAATCAATCAATGTTGAACAACGGGTTAAAGTACACCATAGCTCTGATCTGTCTCACTTGGATGAACTGATTGGGTGTTCCAATACTGAAATGCTGCGTCAGGGTCACAATCATAAAGATCGATCCAATGTGGATAGGGTAGAGCAAGTTGCTTCTGAGCCCTGCACAAATGATATTGTTGAGGCTGCTGCTACTGCCAAGTGCATAGAAAGCGGGCAGGTGCTGCCCCCATCTGAAGAGAGGTCTAATTTGAATGATGGGCAGCTTAACCCCAAGCTGGAAAGCCCAAACATTATAGTATCTGGCCTTAACTGTGATAAAGATGTTTGTAATACTTCAGACAATGGATCTATTGTGGCCATTGTTGGTGAAAGAACTCCATCTGGTTCTGGTTTACCAGAAGATTATCCTAAGGATCATTACCCACGACAAGAGCTTTTAGATGGCTTCTCAGTGGAATCATCTCTTCAAGGCACTATATTTGGGAAGACAATTGTTTCTGGTGTAGCAG GAATTGGGAATCCTTCATCAAGTTTAGCAACTCCTGATTATAAATATGAAGGTGCTTTGTCTGAGGAAGCAGTGTGCAGAATGAAGAATTATACTGGAACTAGCTCGGTAGATCCCAGACACTTAGTCATGGACCTGCAGTCTCTTTTCTCGGAGGGAAGTACTGAAAAGTCTGATCTGCAAGATAATCTTGCATTTCCAGGTGCTGAGAGCGGAAGGGATGAACGTATTATTTGCCATGTCGAGAGACTAGTTGACACACATGTTTCTTCTGAACCTGATACATACCAAGGTCCTTGTCGAGATCTCAGCAGACATGAAGAAAAAGAGAGTTGCGTGTCTGTTCCCATGCAAGTCAAAGAAAGTGGAG GGTTCTTGAGGTCTAGCCACATGAAAGGTTCACTTACATCAGTCCAGATTGATTTGGCTGATGATGCCCATCTTATTGAAAG GGATATTGTTGCCGCCGTGGAAGTGCTTTGTGAGGAGAAAGTGGAAAGAAAGTCTATGCCTACTTCAGATAGTGATATCCTCCAAGAAAAATCATACTCCAATGGAcatg GAATTTGTCAATCTCGCAGCCAGAAGCATTTAATTGAAGCAAACTCCAGGCTATTTAGTTGTGGTACCGAAGTGGTCCATCAAGATCATAAAGAGTGCAACGAACCTAATGAAGGCAAATTCAGTCCAAAAGCCCTTGTTGAAAACATGACTGAAGATGCACCAATTGAAGGAATAGGAAGTTCAATGATGGTGCCCTTGATTTCTGGAATGTCAGAAATACCTGATGAGCAGCTTAGCACTAAGATGAGTGATGAAATTGAGGAACTCAGCTTTAGCTGTGATAAAGACACAATTGAAAATTTCTGTACTGGGCCAGCAAAAAGGGATCTGTACCCATTGCCCAAAGACTTCCATATAGACTCTTGCCAGAAACAGGAGGTCCCAGAAGTCCTTTCTTCACCTAAATCTGCTGAAGAATCCATGAAATTTCAGTGTGTGAGTCTTTCAGGATCAG GGCCTTGCCAGCAGCATGTGAATGAAAGCACCAGTACGCAAGTGACTTGTAATATTGAACCGCTCCATCAGGATCATGAGGAATACAATCAAAATAATGAAGACCAAACCCCTCCTGGTATCCCGTCTAGCAGTGTGCCTGAAGCTGTAGAGATTGAACAGTCAGAAATGGAAATAGGTCTGATCCCTACTGCAGAAGCATCAGTGTTGCCAGTTCCAGATGAGCAGCTTAACAATAAGCTGGATGGCAATGAAGATAATCACCCAAATGATCTTCCTGCTCCAAGATCTGAACAATCTGCATATTTTCAGAACAATGACTTGGGTTCAATAG GTATAGATGAACTCCGTGCTAAGCAGCAGAGTTTCAAAGTTTCCAGCACCGTAAAAGGAAGCTACATCGCTACGAGCGCCGCTCGTCCGAAGCCTAGGGACAGCATGAGTCAATCAGCAATCGCGCTGCTCAGGAACATAGAGAACACACCTGCTGTTAAAGCTGGCCATCCTGTCAAGCCGAATGCTGATGGTAAGGACTCATCAAGGCGAGCGCTGCAGCCCATCAGCGGAAGACCAAGGGAGCACTGA